The nucleotide sequence agccagatttaGCTTTTCTATGTCGACAATCATACCATCTGCAAATAATGACAATTTGGTTTCTTCCTTTTCAGTGTtacactttctaattttttttttgagatggagtcttgctcttgtcacctggctggagtgcaatggtgcaatctcagctcactgcaacctccacctcccgggttcaagcgattctcttccctcagcctcccgagtagctgggattacagatgaccgccaccacacccagctaattttttgtatttttagtagacatggggtttcaccatattggccaggctggtctcaaactcctgacctcagataattcacccgcctcagcctcccaaaatgctgggattacaggcgtgagccactgcactggacctatactttctaatttttaaaaatcctacttCATTGACTAGGATCTAAAGtataatattgaatagaagtggtgttAGTGAAGATCCTTGTTTTAATTCTGATCTAAAGAGAATGCTTTCAACATTTTACTGTtaggtatgatgttagctgtaattttttgaaaaagacatCTTTCAAGTCAAGGAAGTTcccattctatttttaatttgctgagagtTCATATCACTGTTAAGTTTTTTTGAACTTTCTTCCCCTATTGAGATGGTCACATGAGTTTTCCATTTTAGTTTGtcagtaaaataaattatattaaattgatTGTCTAATATTAAAGGGAGCTTGAATTTCTGTTCAGCCAATAAAAATGCACTGAGAACCTCCTTTGTGCTTGAGCTTCCTCTTGGTCATCTCTTTTCTACATGTGCTCATACTGTGCTTCTTTTGGTGAAAGGCTTTCAAACACTTAGCTTGTTTACTGTGTGAATGGTATATAGAGAGTATAACCAAGAGTTCTTACCTCAGATATCTTGGGATTGTCGTCAATTTCTGAAATTTCACATGGTCTGTCACTTTcctaaattggaaaaaatataataataaaagaaagaaagaagaagaagtgaAGGGTTATAGCATTTGACCGTAACTATGATTAAAATCAGTGGTTTTTAAATCTGAGTgtacattaaaacaaacaaaagaagcacAGAGGCATCTAATAACATCACCcctcaaaccaaaccaaacccataCCTAAGCCAAGAAATATCATTGTGAGTTATCAAAAATAATCCAGGGTGAGAGTAGAGATGAAACAATATTGGCCATGAGTTAATAATTGGGTTCATTATACTATCCTCTCTACTTTagtatatgtttgaaattataattaaaaaattgtttttgttttttcaagatcAGTGCCACAGCTTTGTCatccagaaattctgatttaattggcttTGGTGATTGGAAATTTTGAGCttcctaaataattttaaagtgcaCTGGAGGTTGAGAAACTATTACTTAAACAATACCACCACTAACCACAATACTTCTTGATGTGTTTAAAATTTACAGCTTGTCAACACATCTTTACAtgtaaaaatgttcatcatccattatctcatttcatccttataACTTTCCCTACCTCTTAAAATAGGGAGGGTAGTTTCTATGACTCCTATTTTGGAGTTGAACTAACCAAGACATATTAAATGTTAAGTCACTTGTCCAGGATCATATAAATCATAAAGTGGCAGAGTCAGGTTTAGAACCTCAATTTTCAATCTCTTAATTAATGTTTACCCATATGATAACAACCTCAAATGTCAATAAATAGAGAATAGAATTAGAACCCAGAGTCCACATGACACAGTTGTGTCATAACCATGGAACCTTGTTGGATATTTGTCTAGGTGGCCTTTGAATTCTAAGCATAGTCCCCAGAACAGTCTGGCATTGGAGGGGTGGATTGGATGGGGAGGATATAGATTCCCTTGTGATTCTATCATGGTGTCTATCATGGACACCTCAGCCCCTCTTCATCTCCTATCTTTCTTAACGTTATCTCCATCCTTTCTTTGTGAAGCTTGTGCGCTTTTGTTTCTCAACTTTAGAAAGCACACCCACTGTACAGACATGTGTTTGCCATGGCAACAGACATCCCTCTCCACTGCTACTTTTTGTTACCCCAAATACCATCTTTGTCAGGAATTCCTCAACTGACCTGAAGGTTTTATGACAAATCGGCTCTGTCTGGTGCCTAATGTCATGTCTGCAGTGGAAATTATGGCCCAGAAACTTCCAGCATCCTGTCCTCAGGAAATAGACATGGGCCCTGAATTCTGACACCCTTAGTCCAAAAGCCAGTTCACTGAAATACTGGTGGCTGCCTATACATCTGGACCCAAAGAAGCTAGTAATCACCTCCATGGCCTCAATGCTGCTTCTTCTTCGGTGAATCAAAGTAAATAGTAAAGCCACCAGCAGGGCTATGGCCACCAGCAATGGTATGCCCGCCGCTAATCCAAGAGAGGGCCCACAGTCCTGGCACAGAATGAAAAACACAGGGTCAGAGGAAGCCCAGAGTCttcaataataaaggaaaaattcaatagaataaaaataaaacaaaaaatctgcaTGGATCATAAACGTCATATACAAAATCAAAAGGGTAATGAAATACTGTGCAAAAATGTTTGTAACACACATGACAAATGACTTACTTTCATAGGACTTAATTTACACAGTTTAAATCTGTTGGAAAGAGTAATGATCaagtagaaaaatgggcaaaggatatgaacaggtaTTCTTTAGAACAGAAATACAAATGTCTCTTCAATGTAGGAAAAGCTGAGATACAATTCAGAGCAACAATTAGATGT is from Pan paniscus chromosome 8, NHGRI_mPanPan1-v2.0_pri, whole genome shotgun sequence and encodes:
- the OPALIN gene encoding opalin isoform X3; translation: MDCGPSLGLAAGIPLLVAIALLVALLFTLIHRRRSSIEAMEESDRPCEISEIDDNPKISENPRRSPTHEKNTMGAQEAHIYVKTVAGSEEPVHDRYRPTIEMERRRGLWWLVPRLSLE